The DNA sequence AAATCAGGCCGCCGACCATAGAATCTCCTGCACCCACGGTGCTCACCACTTCACAAGCTGGTGGTTTGGCGATCCATTCGCCTGACGCATTGACCCACAGCGCCCCTTCGGCACCAAGAGAGATCACAACGTGTGCAATGCCCTGCTCGCGTAACGCATGCGCGGCAGTAATGACATCCTGTAGCGTCGGCAGCTTACGACCCGCCCAGATCTCCAGCTCGCGACGATTGGGTTTTACCAGCCATGGCGCGGCCTTAAGACCGGCCACCAGCGCTTCGCGGCTGCTGTCGAAAATGATGCACGGGCAGTGGGTGCGCAATGCACTCATCCACTCGGTAAACGCATCGGGATCGACGCCTGACGGTAAGCTTCCGCTAACGCAAACCATATCGAACTGGCCCAGCCAGGTCAGTGAATCCGTGGTAAAGCGCTCCCAGTCCTGGCCGGTCACTTCAAAACCGGAGAAATTCAGATCGGTAACTTCGCCATCTTTTTCAGTAAGCTTAACGTTGATACGGGTGCGCCCTTCTACCACCTGAAAGCGATTGGCAATGCCCAGCTCGCTAAACAGATGCTGAAAGCCATCCTGGTTTTCTTTACCGAGGAAACCGCCAACGGTAACGTCAATCCCCAGGTCTTTTAATACTTTCGCGACGTTGATGCCTTTACCGGCCGCATGCAGCCCGGTAGTTTTCACCAGGTTCACTTCGCCGCGCTCAACTTCCGGCGTATAACCGACCAGGTCATAAGCAGGATTGAGGGTAATTGTTGCTACACGTCTGCTCATGATGCGCCCTCGCCCAGACCGGCTGCGATCGCTTCCCCAACCGCATCCAGTGCGGCTCGTGCATCTTCACCGCTGGCGGTAAAGCGCAGGCGGTGGCCTTTTTTCACGCCCAGCGCCACAACCTTCATCAGGCTGCGCCCGTTGGCAGGTTTACCGCTGCCGTCCAGATTCGTTACGGTCATATCGCAGTTATACTGTTTGATCACGCTGACCAGAGCGGTGCCCGGACGAGCGTGCAGACCATGTTCGTTACGAATGGTGAACTCTTCGGTCAGCACATCTGCCTGCTCTGAGACTTCACTGGTCAATAATGCCAGCACGCCAGCGGCATCAGCGCTCAGCAGACGTTCGGCTTTCTGCTTAATCAGCAGGTCGCTGAGGTAGTTCAGCACGTCCAGCGGCCGATCGTCTGCAACGGCGACCGTAACCAGTAACGCGGCCTTTTCGCCCGCTACGTCAAAAGGCGCTGCGGCGCGACTGACCGCAACGGCGCTGGTCAGGTTGCCTTCGGTGCTGTCGCTCAGCCAGATGCCCTGCCCCAAATTCAGCGGCTGAGAAGCGATAACGCGGCTGACAAAGGTACTGTCTACTGCGCCAGCCTGTTGCAGGCGGCCCGCGTTCAGCGCCTGTAACGTCATCAGATCGCCCGTGGCCACATCAAGGGTAATCAGCGAGGTGTCGAATTTGAACTCTTTGCCCTGTTTTTCGCCCATCAGCAGGCTGCGCAGCGTCTCGGCCGAGTCAGTGGTTTTCAGCTCTTCCGCCACGCTGTCATCACTCAGCACGTGAGTAAGCTGACGCAGCAAGGCCAGATGTTCGTCCGATTTGGCGGCGATACCGATGACCACGTAGGCAGTTTGATCTTCGCCCCAGGCGATACCCTGCGGAAACTGATAAACCTGCACGCCGGTTTTCAACACCAGATCGCGCGTATCGGTCGTACCATGTGGGATAGCAATGCCGTTGCCCAGGTAGGTTGAGGTCTGCTGCTCTCGGGCAAGCATGCCGTTGACATACCCTTCTCCAACGTTGCCCGCAGAGGTCAACGCGGCCGCAACCTGGCGAATAGCTTCTTCTTTACTCCCGGCCGTGGCGCCGGGATGAATGGCGGTCAGTTCAAGCTGGAACATAGTTCTCCTCGCTGCTTCGTTTGAATCGTTTCAGCTAATTTTCGCGAAAAAAGGTTATCCCTGAGGTAACAAGCTGTTCAAACAACGCTGAAACGTTTCAATGAGTTTGGTCCTGAAGCCCATATGGTTGCAAGTTTTACCGTTAACGGCGTAGCAGATTTTTGAAGCCACGCACACTTCGACGGCGCATTTCAGAAAATAGCTGGCTTCCCGCTTCGTTTACTGACAATCTGATGGCACCTTACGCTTTTCTTTATCCCCGTTCAGCACCCGCCTTCCAGGCTCGACAAAACAGCCCAAACTCACGTTCAGCCCCATGATTTTAAAGAAGATTATATTTTCAGCCTTTACCAAAAGCCTGACATTCAGTGCCGGTATTTTTTCGACGGACACCGCGTTATAAAGCGTTAATCAGCAGGCGTCAGCTTTCAGAAAACAGAAGGACACAGAGGGATTAGGGTGCGGTTTGTCTTTCCAGCTCAAGCAGCCAGATCATCGCTTCGCTGCGGTTACTGCGACACATTTCCGCATCAGGCTTTAAGCCTGCACAGACAGCCGGCCGAAGAGGTGAAGCAAAAATTTTACAGCGCTGCTGGTCGTCCAGCTGAATACAGGGCGTATTTGCCGGTTTACCGTCAGGCATGCCAGGAATGGGAGTTGAGATAGAAGGCGCAGTGCAGCAAGCACCACATAATGAACGGCACTGCATTTTGGATTCACCTGAACTGAAAACGCGACAATAGCAGCCGCCTGAAAGAAATACTATTCTTTCCTGATAGCCCACAAATAGCGCTGGCAGGCTCGCTTTTGCGCCCTTCAGCACTTGCCTCAATCGGTGAGCAAGAGTAATTTGTCGCGAGAATTTTCACTGCCCCTTTCTATTGGAAAATCAGAATGCCAAGAGCTAACGAAATAAAAAAAGGTATGGCCGTAAATTATAACGGTAAACTGCTGTTAGTAAAAGATATTGACGTACAAAGCCCCAGCGCTCGCGGTGCGTCCACGCTCTATAAGATGCGCTTTACTGATATCCGCACCGGCCTTAAAGTCGAAGAACGTTTTAAAGGCGACGACATTATTGAGGCGATCTCGCTGAGCCGCCGTCAGGTAACGTTCTCTTATATCGATGGCGATGAATATGTCTTTATGGATGACGAAGACTATACCCCTTACGTGTTTAAAAAAGAGCAGATTGAAGAAGAACTGCTGTTTATTCCTGAAGGGGGAATTCCGGGCATTCAGGTACTGACAATGGATGGTCAGATTCTTGCGCTGGAACTGCCGCAAACGCTGGATATGGAAATTGTGGAAACCACACCGGGTATTAAAGGGGCTTCTGCCAGCGCCAGAACCAAGCCTGCGACGATGAGCACCGGTCTGGTTATTCAGGTGCCCGAGTATCTGAGCAGCGGCGACAAAATCCGCATCCATATTCCTGAACGCCGCTACATGGGCCGTTCTGAATAACCTGCCTTTCTGAAACGGCGTATGCAGGCTGCATCGCCGCTTTTGTTATGTTATAACAACTCAAGCGGTTACTGATAGGTTACCGTCATAATG is a window from the Pantoea sp. CCBC3-3-1 genome containing:
- the yeiP gene encoding elongation factor P-like protein YeiP produces the protein MPRANEIKKGMAVNYNGKLLLVKDIDVQSPSARGASTLYKMRFTDIRTGLKVEERFKGDDIIEAISLSRRQVTFSYIDGDEYVFMDDEDYTPYVFKKEQIEEELLFIPEGGIPGIQVLTMDGQILALELPQTLDMEIVETTPGIKGASASARTKPATMSTGLVIQVPEYLSSGDKIRIHIPERRYMGRSE
- the fruK gene encoding 1-phosphofructokinase, which encodes MSRRVATITLNPAYDLVGYTPEVERGEVNLVKTTGLHAAGKGINVAKVLKDLGIDVTVGGFLGKENQDGFQHLFSELGIANRFQVVEGRTRINVKLTEKDGEVTDLNFSGFEVTGQDWERFTTDSLTWLGQFDMVCVSGSLPSGVDPDAFTEWMSALRTHCPCIIFDSSREALVAGLKAAPWLVKPNRRELEIWAGRKLPTLQDVITAAHALREQGIAHVVISLGAEGALWVNASGEWIAKPPACEVVSTVGAGDSMVGGLIYGLLMRESSEHTLRLATAVAALAVSQSNVGVSDRTQLAAMMARVDLKPFN
- a CDS encoding YkgJ family cysteine cluster protein, which encodes MQCRSLCGACCTAPSISTPIPGMPDGKPANTPCIQLDDQQRCKIFASPLRPAVCAGLKPDAEMCRSNRSEAMIWLLELERQTAP
- the fruB gene encoding fused PTS fructose transporter subunit IIA/HPr protein, whose amino-acid sequence is MFQLELTAIHPGATAGSKEEAIRQVAAALTSAGNVGEGYVNGMLAREQQTSTYLGNGIAIPHGTTDTRDLVLKTGVQVYQFPQGIAWGEDQTAYVVIGIAAKSDEHLALLRQLTHVLSDDSVAEELKTTDSAETLRSLLMGEKQGKEFKFDTSLITLDVATGDLMTLQALNAGRLQQAGAVDSTFVSRVIASQPLNLGQGIWLSDSTEGNLTSAVAVSRAAAPFDVAGEKAALLVTVAVADDRPLDVLNYLSDLLIKQKAERLLSADAAGVLALLTSEVSEQADVLTEEFTIRNEHGLHARPGTALVSVIKQYNCDMTVTNLDGSGKPANGRSLMKVVALGVKKGHRLRFTASGEDARAALDAVGEAIAAGLGEGAS